Proteins encoded within one genomic window of Agelaius phoeniceus isolate bAgePho1 chromosome 9, bAgePho1.hap1, whole genome shotgun sequence:
- the CHST3 gene encoding carbohydrate sulfotransferase 3 isoform X1, with amino-acid sequence MLSLLLPTGRAGKALAQDTFPVCRRDLCVLPMEIRCALPQDIRELLHCLKMKSKYAVLLVFVISLVIIEKENNFISRVSDKLKQSPQALAEANSTEVSPALAKNGSLASLQELDAAFSQMRSHLYNITLQLAGDPGDPGPRRHVLLMATTRTGSSFVGEFFNQQGSIFYLFEPLWHVEKTVNFLPGGASAVGSALVYRDVLKQLFLCDLYILENFISPVPEGHLTAFLFRRGSSHSLCEEPVCTPSTKKVFEKYYCKNRRCGPLNITLAAEACRRKQHVALKTVRIRQLEFLQPLVEDPRLDLRIIQLVRDPRAVLASRMVAFSGKYETWKKWASEGEAPLHEEEVQRLRGNCESIRVSAELGLRRPGWLRGRYMLVRYEDVARAPLQKAREMFRFAGLPLTRQVEEWIGKNTQAPPDGNGVYSTCKNSSEQFDKWRFGMPFKLAQVVQDACGPAMQLFGYKLASSPEALANRSFSLLEEAQPAWVT; translated from the exons ATGCTGAGCCTTCTTCTccccacaggcagggctggcaagGCCCTAGCCCAGGACACCTTCCCGGTGTGCAGGAGGGACCTGTGTGTGCTCCCCATGGAGATCCGATGCGCTTTGCCCCAGGATATCCgggagctgctgcactgcttGAAGATGAAGAGCAAGTACGCCGTCCTGCTGGTCTTTGTCATCAGCCTCGTCATCATCGAGAAGGAGAACAACTTCATCTCCAG GGTGTCGGACAAGCTGAAGCAGTCCCCACAGGCTCTGGCAGAGGCCAACAGCACAGAGGTCAGCCCAGCACTGGCCAAGAACGGCTCGCTGGCCTCGCTGCAGGAGCTGGACGCTGCCTTCTCCCAGATGAGGTCCCACCTGTACAACATCACCCTGCAGCTGGCAGGTGACCCCGGGGACCCCGGGCCACGGCGGCACGTCCTGCTGATGGCCACCACCCGCACTGGCTCCTCCTTTGTCGGGGAGTTCTTCAACCAGCAGGGCAGCATCTTCTACCTCTTTGAGCCCCTCTGGCACGTCGAGAAGACGGTGAACTTCCTGCCGGGAGGAGCCAGCGCGGTGGGCTCGGCCTTGGTTTACCGAGACGTCCTCAAGCAGCTCTTCCTCTGCGACCTCTACATCCTAGAGAACTTCATCTCCCCGGTTCCCGAGGGCCACCTGACAGCCTTCTTGTTTCGGCGGGGCTCCAGCCACTCGCTGTGCGAGGAGCCCGTCTGCACGCCCAGCACCAAGAAGGTCTTTGAGAAGTACTACTGCAAGAACCGCCGCTGCGGCCCCCTCAACATCACGCTGGCGGCCGAGGCGTGCCGGCGCAAGCAGCACGTGGCGCTGAAGACAGTGCGCATCCGGCAGCTGGAATTCCTGCAGCCGCTGGTGGAGGATCCCCGGCTGGACCTGCGCATCATCCAGCTGGTGCGGGACCCCCGCGCCGTCCTGGCCTCGCGCATGGTGGCCTTCTCGGGCAAGTACGAGACCTGGAAGAAGTGGGCGTCTGAAGGGGAGGCCCCGCTGCACGAGGAAGAGGTGCAGCGGCTGCGGGGCAACTGCGAGAGCATCCGTGTGTCGGCGGAGCTGGGGCTGCGGCGGCCGGGCTGGCTGCGGGGCCGCTACATGCTGGTGCGCTACGAGGACGTGGCGCGGGCGCCGCTGCAGAAGGCGCGGGAGATGTTCCGCTTCGCCGGGCTGCCCCTCACCCGCCAGGTGGAGGAGTGGATCGGCAAAAACACGCAGGCTCCTCCCGACGGCAACGGCGTCTACTCCACGTGCAAGAACTCCTCGGAGCAGTTCGACAAGTGGCGGTTCGGCATGCCCTTCAAGCTGGCGCAGGTGGTGCAGGACGCCTGCGGCCCGGCCATGCAGCTCTTTGGCTACAAGCTGGCCAGCAGCCCTGAGGCGCTGGCCAACCGCTCCTTCAGCCTGCTGGAGGAGGCACAGCCCGCCTGGGTCACGTAG
- the CHST3 gene encoding carbohydrate sulfotransferase 3 isoform X2, with the protein MEIRCALPQDIRELLHCLKMKSKYAVLLVFVISLVIIEKENNFISRVSDKLKQSPQALAEANSTEVSPALAKNGSLASLQELDAAFSQMRSHLYNITLQLAGDPGDPGPRRHVLLMATTRTGSSFVGEFFNQQGSIFYLFEPLWHVEKTVNFLPGGASAVGSALVYRDVLKQLFLCDLYILENFISPVPEGHLTAFLFRRGSSHSLCEEPVCTPSTKKVFEKYYCKNRRCGPLNITLAAEACRRKQHVALKTVRIRQLEFLQPLVEDPRLDLRIIQLVRDPRAVLASRMVAFSGKYETWKKWASEGEAPLHEEEVQRLRGNCESIRVSAELGLRRPGWLRGRYMLVRYEDVARAPLQKAREMFRFAGLPLTRQVEEWIGKNTQAPPDGNGVYSTCKNSSEQFDKWRFGMPFKLAQVVQDACGPAMQLFGYKLASSPEALANRSFSLLEEAQPAWVT; encoded by the exons ATGGAGATCCGATGCGCTTTGCCCCAGGATATCCgggagctgctgcactgcttGAAGATGAAGAGCAAGTACGCCGTCCTGCTGGTCTTTGTCATCAGCCTCGTCATCATCGAGAAGGAGAACAACTTCATCTCCAG GGTGTCGGACAAGCTGAAGCAGTCCCCACAGGCTCTGGCAGAGGCCAACAGCACAGAGGTCAGCCCAGCACTGGCCAAGAACGGCTCGCTGGCCTCGCTGCAGGAGCTGGACGCTGCCTTCTCCCAGATGAGGTCCCACCTGTACAACATCACCCTGCAGCTGGCAGGTGACCCCGGGGACCCCGGGCCACGGCGGCACGTCCTGCTGATGGCCACCACCCGCACTGGCTCCTCCTTTGTCGGGGAGTTCTTCAACCAGCAGGGCAGCATCTTCTACCTCTTTGAGCCCCTCTGGCACGTCGAGAAGACGGTGAACTTCCTGCCGGGAGGAGCCAGCGCGGTGGGCTCGGCCTTGGTTTACCGAGACGTCCTCAAGCAGCTCTTCCTCTGCGACCTCTACATCCTAGAGAACTTCATCTCCCCGGTTCCCGAGGGCCACCTGACAGCCTTCTTGTTTCGGCGGGGCTCCAGCCACTCGCTGTGCGAGGAGCCCGTCTGCACGCCCAGCACCAAGAAGGTCTTTGAGAAGTACTACTGCAAGAACCGCCGCTGCGGCCCCCTCAACATCACGCTGGCGGCCGAGGCGTGCCGGCGCAAGCAGCACGTGGCGCTGAAGACAGTGCGCATCCGGCAGCTGGAATTCCTGCAGCCGCTGGTGGAGGATCCCCGGCTGGACCTGCGCATCATCCAGCTGGTGCGGGACCCCCGCGCCGTCCTGGCCTCGCGCATGGTGGCCTTCTCGGGCAAGTACGAGACCTGGAAGAAGTGGGCGTCTGAAGGGGAGGCCCCGCTGCACGAGGAAGAGGTGCAGCGGCTGCGGGGCAACTGCGAGAGCATCCGTGTGTCGGCGGAGCTGGGGCTGCGGCGGCCGGGCTGGCTGCGGGGCCGCTACATGCTGGTGCGCTACGAGGACGTGGCGCGGGCGCCGCTGCAGAAGGCGCGGGAGATGTTCCGCTTCGCCGGGCTGCCCCTCACCCGCCAGGTGGAGGAGTGGATCGGCAAAAACACGCAGGCTCCTCCCGACGGCAACGGCGTCTACTCCACGTGCAAGAACTCCTCGGAGCAGTTCGACAAGTGGCGGTTCGGCATGCCCTTCAAGCTGGCGCAGGTGGTGCAGGACGCCTGCGGCCCGGCCATGCAGCTCTTTGGCTACAAGCTGGCCAGCAGCCCTGAGGCGCTGGCCAACCGCTCCTTCAGCCTGCTGGAGGAGGCACAGCCCGCCTGGGTCACGTAG